The Oryzias melastigma strain HK-1 linkage group LG6, ASM292280v2, whole genome shotgun sequence genome includes a window with the following:
- the c2cd4a gene encoding C2 calcium-dependent domain-containing protein 4A — protein MWVVEKIRMSVERSTLPFPSAEFSFKIGDIMFGEKADKFKKISLCPNIITPDNIPEFCIPPTILSLQEVKNTEQRGAARPFKVPPCGRSSPDTEVVFHKPLNPHVIQIESVDEIPYDGCSDEETTNADPQSQAALSLPHLAKAQTSYGFCTLLESPHTRRKESIFHSDPCSSPLLLPRSRSSTCTMRVSPSTSPSSSPSSFSLNSLTSRLSPRGCTLKWQPPLDSDTTSSTESSPFSSPLLNRSPGKSSLFKALSHELLLSRNLRKAMVSRNNSLSTDEGSSTDNSPNIMRRASEGLPEGLPNSYSLAPPNIFPMDLTLHRERVMKERMVPVGKDGSLRLSAEYCPENQRLRVRLISAEGLYPLSVDPKIINCSVSLSLVPGKVQKQRSTVIRKSRNPIFNEDFFFDGISEEDLSQRSLRFKVVNKMCTLKRDYLLGDCDLPLSSIVT, from the coding sequence ATGTGGGTGGTGGAGAAGATCCGCATGTCAGTGGAGAGGTCGACCCTTCCTTTTCCTTCGGCAGAGTTCAGCTTTAAAATCGGCGATATCATGTTTGGAGAAAAAGCTGACAAGTTCAAAAAGATTTCTCTGTGTCCAAACATCATCACCCCTGACAACATCCCGGAGTTCTGCATTCCGCCGACAATCCTGTCCCTGCAGGAGGTGAAGAACACGGAGCAGAGAGGAGCGGCTCGCCCTTTCAAGGTGCCTCCATGCGGGAGATCTAGCCCTGACACAGAAGTGGTTTTTCACAAGCCGCTCAATCCACACGTTATTCAAATAGAAAGTGTGGATGAGATCCCCTATGATGGCTGCAGTGATGAGGAAACCACCAACGCAGATCCCCAGAGCCAAGCTGCCCTGTCTCTTCCCCATCTGGCTAAAGCTCAGACCAGCTACGGCTTTTGCACCTTGTTAGAGAGCCCCCACACCAGGAGGAAGGAGTCTATCTTCCATTCTGATCCTTGCTCATCCCCTCTGCTGCTGCCCAGGAGTCGATCCAGCACATGCACCATGAGAGTCTCCCCCTCCACCTCTCCCTCGTCTTCTCCCTCTTCGTTCAGCCTCAACAGCCTGACCTCCAGGCTCTCTCCGAGAGGCTGCACCCTGAAGTGGCAGCCCCCGCTGGACAGCGATACAACTTCATCTACCGAATCCTCCCCTTTCAGCTCGCCGCTGCTGAACAGGTCCCCCGGCAAGTCTTCCCTTTTCAAAGCATTAAGCCATGAACTGTTGCTGTCAAGAAACCTGAGGAAGGCAATGGTGTCCAGAAACAACTCCCTGTCCACCGATGAGGGCAGCTCCACTGACAACAGCCCAAACATCATGAGGAGGGCATCCGAGGGGCTACCCGAGGGGCTGCCCAACAGCTACAGCCTGGCACCACCCAACATCTTCCCAATGGACCTGACACTGCACAGGGAGCGGGTGATGAAGGAGCGGATGGTACCTGTTGGCAAAGACGGCAGTCTGAGACTTTCAGCAGAGTATTGCCCGGAAAACCAAAGGCTGAGGGTTCGACTGATCAGCGCTGAGGGCCTTTACCCCCTCTCCGTGGATCCCAAGATTATCAACTGCAGCGTCAGCCTCTCACTGGTCCCCGGAAAAGTCCAAAAGCAGCGGAGCACTGTCATCAGAAAAAGCCGTAACCCCATCTTCAACGAAGATTTCTTCTTTGACGGGATCTCAGAGGAAGACCTGAGCCAGCGGTCGCTCCGCTTTAAAGTAGTGAACAAAATGTGCACCCTGAAAAGAGACTATCTCCTCGGTGACTGTGATCTGCCACTCTCAAGCATTGTCACATGA